In Desulfopila inferna, the DNA window AAAGAAGGCTGAGGAAATAGTGGCTATGGCAAGGCAGGGTCATGATTTTGCTGAGCTTGCCGAAAAGCATTCTGAAGGGCCCTCCAGCGGTCAGGGAGGTGATCTTGGACTCTTTTCGCGCGGCCAGATGGTAAAGCCTTTCGAGGAAGCGGCGTTCGCTCTCGAAGAAGGCGGCATAAGTGATGTAGTCAAAACCACATTCGGATATCACATAATCAAAGTCGAGGAGATCATACCGCCGACCACCAAACCGTTGGCTGAGGTAAAAGATGCTATTTACAGTGAACTGCGAACCCAACAGGCAAAACCACTTGCCTTCAGAGTTGCCAATGAAGCGTATGAGAACATCATAGCCGCTGGAAGCCTTGGGGCCTACCTTGAGACGAATCCGCAAGTGAGTCTCAAGGAGACGGAATTTTTCACCAGAAGCAATCCGCCGCACGACATTATTAATGATCCCAATTTCCTCAGCACTGCCTTCTCTCTCAATGAGCAGGAGTTAAGCTCCTTGATCGAGACATCACAAGGGTATGCCATCCTCTTCGCAGAAGGGGTCAAGCCTCCGCAGGTACCTGAACTAGATACCGTCAGGGAGCAGGTGGTAGCGGATTTTAAAGATCATAAAGCACAGATAACAGCGCAAGAGAAGGCGCAGGCTCTCCTGCAAAAGGCAAGGGAGGCAGGGACAATTGAAGAGGCTGCGCAGGCTGAAGATTTGACTGTGAAAGAATCTGACTATCTGAAAAAAGGCAACTCACGGGGGACATTGCCGCGAAACATAATTGACAGCGCATTCGAACTTTCAGCCGGCAGCCCCTTCCCTGAAGAACCAGTGCGGGGGGAGGGGGACGGCGCATTCTATGTCTACTCACTTGCTGACAGAAAAATTCCTGCAGGCGAACTCAGTGAAGAAGAAGAGAGGCAATACCGGGATGCCATCATTCAGCGGAAGCAACAGCAGGTGTTTTCGGGATGGCTGGCGAACCAGCAGGAAGACGCAGATATCAGGACACACACCAGCCTGTAATTTTCTATTTCAATTTCTTGTGATACCGTAACTATTCAGAGGTAAGCACCCTGACGGGCATAAACTCCGCCTGCAAGAAAGCTCGATCTACAGCCACGTAGGTCGAGCTTTTTTTTTAATCCGTCATTTGTTGTTGTCGTTATAGAGCAGGATCTTGCGAATACCTTCGTGGGACAGCTGCAGACCGAAAAGATGGGTGAGCTTTTGTGCTATATCCCGGTAAGACCACCTGTCGGCCCGTAATTTACGGATTTCACGTATGACTTTCTGCTGCTCACGATCCTGCACCAGAAATCCTGCTTTAACATGCCAACCAAAGGGAACAGGCCCCCCGAGGTACTTTCCTTCCTTTTTCATCTGTCGCTTCGCTGCCCTTATGGAATCACCATGCGAACTGCTTTCACAGGCCGCTAGTGAGATAAGCAGTCGTTTGACAAGATCGGCTCCTCCCTCGTAAACCACAAGTTTTCGTTCCACGGGCAGAGTTATATTTTCTTCCAGATCTGCGCAATACAAGGCCACTTTCCTCTCCTGTAGCATATTTATCAGGTGCAGACCTTCCCTGGCCGAACTTAGAACCCATTCGGCCTTACCGGCGACAATACTATCTCCCTTTTCAATCTCCGCCAGGATCTTCCGCCCCTGAGTTCGTTCAGCAAAAGGACGCCTTATAGATGTTCCCTGTTCGATTCGAAGATGGTCAAGGCGCACGCCAATGGTTGCGGCATAACGCTCGATAGTGCGACGTTCGATATCAACAGCGGTGATGTCTGCCGCGCTTTCCTCGAGGAGGAGGTATCCTGTTACGGTCATAATATTTCTGGCTCTATCTGAAAAACTGCATACCTTGTATTTCTCTGATGGTACTCATTGCTGTCAACTATGATTATTATGCTGTTGCCATCCTGTAAAGTATTTTTTTTCAAACAGTTTCCCAGTTCAAGCCAAAATTCTATTCTAACAATGTCCTCAAGCATCAATCGGGGAAAGGAACTAAAAAATTCTGAACTTTTTTATTCAATTCCCTTCAAGACATGATATAGTACAATGTTCGCGCCCATGCTTTTCTGAAGAAAGCACACGGAACATATAACCATTTATCCTCTATTTATTTTATGACCACTGACGCCGACCTGCTCCGAAAATATGCCAAACTCAGCTCCTTTGAGCAGACGTTTCTTCAATTTCTCTCCGTACTCTATGAACCGGCCCACACCACACTCATTGTTAACTGCATGAAGAAACTGGAGTTGCGTGGCCCCCGTGGAAACAGCCCTACGGTAGCCAATCTCAACCATTATTTCTCCAAATTTCAGAAGTTAGGACTGGTAAACAAAAATCAGCAATGCGCAACCGAGATAGTCGAAATTTT includes these proteins:
- a CDS encoding SurA N-terminal domain-containing protein; the encoded protein is MLQILRNKAQSIFIQAIVVVIALVFIFWGVGTNMMNSREAAIVVNGEEISFQDYQNTYDRTYENIKNQFGGNIPQELLESFDIKSQVVNQLIQEALLRQGAAEMGIYVSRQEVQETIKNMVQFQENGRFSLERYTALLAANGFTPTTFEETVQLDMLAQKTRLDIADFATTATENEIKDLYRLDNTEVAIQYVALQPQEYSGTVKVDEKELEAWYANVQDNYRTEPQVKLRYLDFSYNEVAEKITIDDDAVEQYYQDNISTFSEEEQRRARHILLKADENSPAEVHERQKKKAEEIVAMARQGHDFAELAEKHSEGPSSGQGGDLGLFSRGQMVKPFEEAAFALEEGGISDVVKTTFGYHIIKVEEIIPPTTKPLAEVKDAIYSELRTQQAKPLAFRVANEAYENIIAAGSLGAYLETNPQVSLKETEFFTRSNPPHDIINDPNFLSTAFSLNEQELSSLIETSQGYAILFAEGVKPPQVPELDTVREQVVADFKDHKAQITAQEKAQALLQKAREAGTIEEAAQAEDLTVKESDYLKKGNSRGTLPRNIIDSAFELSAGSPFPEEPVRGEGDGAFYVYSLADRKIPAGELSEEEERQYRDAIIQRKQQQVFSGWLANQQEDADIRTHTSL
- a CDS encoding recombinase family protein, producing MTVTGYLLLEESAADITAVDIERRTIERYAATIGVRLDHLRIEQGTSIRRPFAERTQGRKILAEIEKGDSIVAGKAEWVLSSAREGLHLINMLQERKVALYCADLEENITLPVERKLVVYEGGADLVKRLLISLAACESSSHGDSIRAAKRQMKKEGKYLGGPVPFGWHVKAGFLVQDREQQKVIREIRKLRADRWSYRDIAQKLTHLFGLQLSHEGIRKILLYNDNNK